The stretch of DNA GCTCTGGCCAATGCTGCCCTCTGGCTGCGTCTTCCGGTTAATGCCCTCATAAAAAAGACCGTCTATCGCCAGTTTTGCGGAGGAGAAACGCTTGCTGAATGTGAAGCCGTGATAACTACCTTAGCCCGATCAGGCATAAAAACCGTTTTACAGTATTGTGTGGAAACCCAGTCATCCGAAAAAGATTTTGACCGTATTACTGCCGAACTGGTACACGCAGCAGAATTTGCGGCAAGCCATAAAGCTGTACAAGCAATCTCCTGTAAATTCACCGGCATAGCCAGCTTTCGTCTGCTGGAGAAGATACAATCAGGCGGGGTTTTGTCGGAATCCGAAAAAACTGCGCTCCAGCGTGTACGCCATCGTATGCATCAGATGTGCCACGCAGCAGAACAGGCCGGAATACAAATCTTTTTTGATGCAGAGGAAAGCTGGATTCAGCAGCCGATGGACGAGCTGGTTAGTGAGATGATGGCTCTCTACAACACGGGCCGGGCAGTGGTCTTCAACACTTTTCAGCTTTACCGGACAGATCGCCTCAATTACCTGATGGTTTCGCATCAAAAAGCAATAAAAGGAAAATACATACTCGGAGCCAAACTGGTGCGCGGAGCATATCTGGAGAAAGAGCGCATCCGCGCAAAACGGATGGGCTACCCGTCACCTCTGCATCCCACCAAACAAGAAACCGACAAAGCATATAATGCAGCCCTACACTACTGTCTTAGTCATATACATGAAATATCCTTTTATGCGGCTACACACAATGAGCAAAGCTGTTTGCTCGTGATGAATTACCTGACTGAAAATGGCCTCCCTCCCGCACATCCCCATATCTATTTTTCACAGCTCTACGGTATGGGAGAACACATTACTTATAATCTGGCCCGCCTGGGCTTCCATGCCACTAAGCTTGTACCCTACGGACCTGTGAGAGAGGCTATCCCCTACCTGATTCGCAGAGCCTATGAAAACAGTTCGGTGAAAGGGCAGGTCAGCCGTGAACTCCAGCAAATAGAGCGTGAAATGAAGCGCAGAAAAATGAAACTGGTATTATAAAACTCTCAAAGGCTTTCCACATCTGTTGAAACTATTTTTGCTATCTGAAAAATTACGCCTGCTATCTTTATTATAAAAACTTGCCTGTTCTATCATTTCACATGCATCTTTAGCCGAACAGGAAGAAAGGGTAAATTAGTTTGCACGAAACTTCAGCTACCATGCAGCAATACCTGAATCTTTTACAAGACATTCTGGACAAAGGAGTAAAAAAAGAAGATCGCACCGGAACCGGCACCTACAGTCTTTTCGGTTACCAGATGCGTTTTGACCTGCAGCAGGGCTTCCCGCTACTGACCACCAAGAAACTGCACGTCAAATCTATCATCTATGAACTGCTTTGGTTTCTTCGGGGCGATACGAATATAAAATACCTGAAAGAAAACGGAGTATCTATCTGGGATGAATGGGCTGATGAAAAAGGCGATCTGGGGCCAATTTATGGCTATCAGTGGCGATCCTGGCCTACACCCGATGGGCGGCACATAGACCAAATCAGCAACGTGATAAAGGAAATAAAAACCAATCCGGATTCACGCAGACTCCTTGTTTCAGCTTGGAATGTAGCAGATATTGAAAAAATGGCTCTCCCACCCTGCCATTGCCTGTTC from Chitinophagales bacterium encodes:
- the thyA gene encoding thymidylate synthase, which encodes MQQYLNLLQDILDKGVKKEDRTGTGTYSLFGYQMRFDLQQGFPLLTTKKLHVKSIIYELLWFLRGDTNIKYLKENGVSIWDEWADEKGDLGPIYGYQWRSWPTPDGRHIDQISNVIKEIKTNPDSRRLLVSAWNVADIEKMALPPCHCLFQFYVANGKLSCQLYQRSADVFLGVPFNIASYSLLTLMIAHVTHLEPGEFIHTFGDVHLYLNHIEQAQEQLTRKPKPLPKMLLNEKVKSIFDFTYADFHLTNYDPHPHIPAKVAV
- the putA gene encoding proline dehydrogenase, producing MSLATAYTSPFEDTATAFASKSNEELRRIYFIFRSFNQPLLLHTGTALANAALWLRLPVNALIKKTVYRQFCGGETLAECEAVITTLARSGIKTVLQYCVETQSSEKDFDRITAELVHAAEFAASHKAVQAISCKFTGIASFRLLEKIQSGGVLSESEKTALQRVRHRMHQMCHAAEQAGIQIFFDAEESWIQQPMDELVSEMMALYNTGRAVVFNTFQLYRTDRLNYLMVSHQKAIKGKYILGAKLVRGAYLEKERIRAKRMGYPSPLHPTKQETDKAYNAALHYCLSHIHEISFYAATHNEQSCLLVMNYLTENGLPPAHPHIYFSQLYGMGEHITYNLARLGFHATKLVPYGPVREAIPYLIRRAYENSSVKGQVSRELQQIEREMKRRKMKLVL